One Natronococcus sp. CG52 DNA window includes the following coding sequences:
- a CDS encoding ParA family protein — MLAYSTYSEAGGVGKTSTAANLAVAHARAGLKPLVVPLDPQDGNLSRLFGVDDQRTEPVDNIVRHMIRRPKGDFDDLVRSAEGVDIVPEHNMLSDLAEYLRREKEQAEAMGEAFGMHAQLLRVLREAGVPEKYDVLICDPPATEGPHLYNAIHATRSLAIPVEPTAKGRAAVEGLESLVAGLEDQLEVEVGVLAAIPIGFKNTRDQRQILDEIEYPVPEIIGERASLMEGCWMKQCSAFKYVREFRDRQRDYEIETLAQFDQIARHLEQDVGLEGPNPPEPGNLTHEVMSI; from the coding sequence ATGTTAGCGTACTCGACGTATAGTGAAGCCGGAGGAGTCGGAAAGACCTCCACAGCAGCGAATCTGGCCGTCGCGCACGCACGCGCGGGACTAAAACCACTTGTCGTTCCGCTCGACCCACAGGACGGGAATCTTTCCCGACTATTTGGCGTGGACGATCAGCGAACGGAACCTGTCGACAACATCGTCCGTCACATGATCCGGCGTCCGAAAGGTGATTTCGATGATCTCGTCCGGTCTGCCGAGGGCGTCGACATCGTTCCTGAACACAACATGCTCTCCGATCTCGCAGAGTACCTTCGGCGGGAGAAAGAACAAGCGGAAGCAATGGGAGAAGCGTTCGGGATGCACGCACAGCTCCTTCGAGTACTCCGCGAAGCAGGTGTCCCTGAAAAATACGACGTCCTCATCTGTGACCCACCAGCGACTGAGGGGCCACACCTCTACAACGCCATCCACGCAACTCGATCGTTGGCAATTCCTGTCGAACCCACTGCCAAAGGTCGAGCGGCAGTCGAAGGGTTAGAATCGCTCGTCGCCGGCCTCGAGGATCAGTTGGAGGTCGAAGTCGGCGTCCTCGCGGCCATCCCGATCGGGTTCAAGAATACGCGGGATCAACGGCAGATCCTCGACGAAATCGAGTATCCGGTCCCAGAAATCATCGGCGAGCGAGCCTCCCTAATGGAAGGGTGCTGGATGAAACAATGTTCGGCGTTCAAGTACGTCCGCGAATTCCGCGACCGACAACGCGACTACGAGATCGAAACGCTCGCGCAGTTCGATCAAATCGCACGGCATCTGGAACAAGACGTCGGGCTCGAGGGACCCAACCCGCCCGAGCCAGGAAACCTGACCCACGAGGTGATGTCGATATGA
- a CDS encoding thermonuclease family protein — translation MAEIVDTIDGDTFDIYVYNNDTEYNVRTLGHDTPEKTGNTYYEKTEEWEFIEDKTHLEEWGNKATTFAEDELPVGTQCQVMLDCESDEIDQYGRLLAKIRYDRDGDGTYDTVYNKLTLEEGYARLYAGSMSNTDEYLDAQERARANGRGLWVAADGQVPEWRNTAVDETFHPHTSSIKTTSGKISSSRVPVWAEPEAVQENTWSSTVNYDSGTIPLVGVDEVANIAYFGGCSINELWEEESADLDHFVFVTNLIDHLHDNTDPSGPILVDGGHHTFNQDNVISAEDTAFYQRFLEGVGIELHSINTYGNGNGYSLSEARALVASCSPDSWTADEVTEVQHFIDNGGVVLLMGSGSETAEERANLDTLAADLGTDLRLNDDDVRDDTNHVGDNRKLLRTTNLNTADFELWSAYDGDSSAGTDVIDANPNTADSSSYHTWTLSNPSDDFSGEVDTITVDYPSETSLDGLTQDDVSVFMDRDGDGTVDEIRINSDTYGGNTDTFDLDGRYNTSVEGEVRVEIDGMTNPDAGDYVATETLDGDSTYTVDAEFTIE, via the coding sequence GTGGCTGAGATCGTCGACACCATCGATGGTGATACGTTCGACATCTACGTGTACAACAACGATACGGAGTACAATGTCCGCACTCTGGGGCACGACACACCCGAGAAGACTGGGAACACATATTATGAAAAGACGGAAGAATGGGAGTTCATAGAGGACAAAACCCATCTTGAAGAGTGGGGAAACAAGGCGACGACCTTTGCTGAAGACGAACTTCCAGTCGGGACGCAGTGTCAAGTCATGCTGGACTGTGAATCGGATGAAATTGACCAATACGGCAGACTACTCGCCAAGATCAGGTATGACCGAGATGGCGATGGAACGTATGACACCGTCTATAACAAGCTGACCCTCGAGGAAGGGTATGCTCGGCTATACGCCGGGAGTATGAGCAATACTGACGAATACTTAGATGCACAAGAGCGTGCTCGAGCGAATGGGCGTGGTCTCTGGGTAGCTGCTGATGGGCAGGTTCCAGAGTGGCGAAACACTGCTGTCGACGAAACCTTTCACCCGCATACATCGAGTATCAAGACGACCAGTGGCAAAATCTCCAGCTCGCGGGTACCGGTCTGGGCAGAGCCAGAAGCGGTCCAAGAGAATACATGGAGCAGTACGGTTAACTACGATAGCGGAACCATCCCGCTGGTTGGTGTTGACGAAGTGGCTAATATCGCGTACTTTGGTGGCTGCTCGATCAACGAACTCTGGGAGGAGGAATCCGCCGATCTAGATCACTTTGTGTTTGTCACAAACCTGATCGACCACTTGCACGACAATACGGATCCATCTGGCCCGATATTGGTCGACGGTGGGCATCATACTTTCAACCAAGATAACGTTATTTCCGCCGAAGATACTGCCTTCTACCAGCGCTTCCTCGAAGGTGTCGGCATCGAACTCCACAGTATCAATACCTATGGCAACGGGAACGGATACAGCCTCTCTGAGGCTCGAGCACTCGTTGCATCATGTAGTCCCGATAGTTGGACTGCAGACGAAGTCACAGAAGTGCAGCACTTCATCGACAATGGTGGCGTCGTACTCCTGATGGGGAGTGGAAGTGAGACCGCTGAGGAACGCGCCAATCTCGATACCCTTGCGGCTGATCTTGGTACGGATCTCCGACTCAACGATGATGACGTTCGGGATGATACGAATCACGTTGGTGACAACCGAAAACTCCTGCGTACAACGAATCTGAACACTGCCGACTTTGAGCTCTGGTCTGCTTACGATGGCGACAGCAGCGCCGGAACGGACGTCATTGACGCCAATCCTAATACTGCTGACTCATCATCATACCATACCTGGACGCTCTCAAATCCATCAGACGACTTTAGTGGCGAAGTCGATACGATCACTGTCGACTACCCCTCTGAAACGAGTCTCGACGGTCTCACGCAGGATGACGTCTCTGTTTTCATGGACCGTGATGGCGATGGAACCGTCGATGAAATCCGGATAAACTCCGATACCTACGGCGGCAACACCGATACATTCGATCTCGACGGGAGATACAATACATCGGTCGAAGGAGAGGTCCGCGTTGAGATTGACGGCATGACGAATCCAGACGCTGGCGATTATGTCGCAACGGAGACTCTCGACGGCGACAGTACATATACTGTCGACGCTGAATTTACAATTGAATGA
- a CDS encoding transcription initiation factor IIB, whose protein sequence is MERYTRQRESKSTEKEQESTDEQTCDECGSSALATSEDQGELVCEDCGLVIETTNIDRGPEWRAFDHSERNSKSRVGAPTTKTMHDKGLTTTIDWKNKDAYGRSLSSEKRGQMQRLRKWQERIRTKDAGERNLQFALSETDRMASALGVPRSVREVASVVYRRALNEDLIRGRSIEGVATSCLYAACRQEGIPRSLEEVADVSRVERKEIGRTYRYIAQELSLEMKPVDPKEYVPRFCSELGSSEEVQSKARQIIDTTAEQGLLSGKSPTGYAAAAIYAASLLCNEKKTQREVADVAQVTEVTIRNRYQEQIEAMGIH, encoded by the coding sequence ATGGAGCGCTATACGCGCCAGCGCGAATCAAAATCAACCGAAAAAGAGCAAGAGTCCACGGATGAACAAACATGCGATGAATGTGGCTCGAGCGCTCTTGCGACAAGCGAGGATCAGGGTGAACTCGTCTGTGAGGACTGTGGACTAGTTATCGAAACGACGAACATCGATCGAGGTCCAGAGTGGCGAGCCTTTGACCACTCAGAACGGAACAGCAAATCCCGTGTCGGGGCGCCGACCACCAAAACGATGCACGACAAGGGCCTCACAACGACGATCGACTGGAAAAACAAAGACGCCTATGGACGGTCCCTGTCTTCGGAGAAGCGCGGCCAGATGCAGCGCCTGCGCAAGTGGCAGGAGCGCATCCGAACGAAAGATGCCGGCGAGCGCAACCTGCAGTTCGCACTGAGCGAAACCGACCGGATGGCCTCGGCGCTGGGCGTGCCACGATCAGTTCGGGAAGTCGCGAGCGTCGTCTATCGGCGGGCGCTGAACGAAGATCTCATCCGCGGGCGTTCCATCGAAGGGGTTGCGACGAGCTGTCTGTACGCCGCTTGCCGACAGGAAGGTATCCCGCGCAGTCTGGAAGAGGTGGCCGACGTCTCTCGAGTGGAGCGGAAAGAAATTGGGCGGACGTACCGCTATATCGCTCAGGAACTCTCCCTCGAGATGAAACCAGTCGATCCCAAGGAATACGTCCCCAGATTCTGCTCCGAGCTCGGCTCAAGTGAAGAGGTTCAGTCGAAAGCCAGACAAATCATTGATACCACTGCAGAACAGGGGCTGCTCTCTGGAAAGTCTCCAACAGGGTATGCCGCCGCTGCAATTTATGCTGCTTCACTCCTGTGCAACGAGAAGAAAACTCAGCGTGAGGTCGCAGACGTTGCGCAAGTAACCGAAGTGACGATTCGGAACCGGTACCAAGAGCAGATCGAAGCAATGGGCATTCATTAG